In one window of Rathayibacter caricis DSM 15933 DNA:
- a CDS encoding ABC transporter permease, producing MSAATTTAPSTGRPTPSSGGLSRGLRGFATARETSILLAIVLLVAVTTVKNPSFLFSPDGWRDLLLTPSILVLVAVGQAIVVITRSVDLSVGSILGLSAYLTGRLFLDVPGLPIVVVFVAGILFGGLLGLINGALVAFAKVPALVITLGTLYAYRGINVAWAGSDRVNASDMPKDFLALGTGQILTIPILTIIALVVLVVAGYCMRNLRAGREFYAIGSEPDAARLYGLPVTRRILTAFVLSGALTGLAGVLYAARYGTVNSQAGSGWELDAVGAAVIGGVAIFGGSGTVWGAALGAVLLLTINRALPILGVQDFWQRAVVGVLIIGAIVLDRVLSIRQSRRLLAERDDAR from the coding sequence ATGAGCGCCGCGACGACCACCGCGCCCTCGACGGGACGGCCGACGCCCTCCTCCGGCGGCCTCTCCCGCGGACTCCGCGGCTTCGCGACGGCGCGTGAGACGAGCATCCTGCTCGCGATCGTGCTGCTCGTCGCGGTGACGACCGTCAAGAACCCGTCCTTCCTCTTCTCCCCCGACGGCTGGCGGGACCTGCTGCTGACGCCGTCGATCCTCGTGCTCGTCGCGGTCGGCCAGGCGATCGTCGTCATCACCCGGAGCGTGGACCTCTCGGTCGGCTCGATCCTCGGGCTCTCCGCCTACCTCACGGGCCGGCTGTTCCTGGACGTGCCGGGCCTGCCGATCGTCGTGGTCTTCGTGGCCGGGATCCTCTTCGGCGGTCTGCTCGGACTGATCAACGGCGCCCTCGTCGCGTTCGCCAAGGTGCCCGCCCTGGTGATCACGCTCGGCACGCTCTACGCCTACCGAGGCATCAACGTGGCCTGGGCCGGCAGCGACCGGGTCAACGCCTCGGACATGCCGAAGGACTTCCTGGCGCTGGGGACCGGTCAGATCCTGACCATCCCGATCCTCACGATCATCGCCCTCGTGGTGCTGGTCGTCGCCGGCTACTGCATGCGCAACCTCCGGGCCGGGCGCGAGTTCTACGCCATCGGCTCCGAGCCCGACGCGGCGCGCCTGTACGGCCTGCCCGTCACGCGCCGGATCCTCACCGCCTTCGTGCTGAGCGGGGCGCTGACCGGGCTCGCCGGCGTGCTCTACGCGGCCCGCTACGGCACGGTCAACTCGCAGGCCGGCTCGGGCTGGGAGCTCGACGCGGTGGGAGCGGCGGTCATCGGCGGCGTCGCGATCTTCGGCGGCTCGGGCACGGTCTGGGGCGCCGCGCTCGGCGCGGTCCTGCTCCTGACAATCAACCGGGCGCTCCCGATCCTCGGCGTGCAGGACTTCTGGCAGCGCGCCGTGGTCGGCGTCCTCATCATCGGCGCGATCGTGCTCGACCGCGTCCTCTCGATCCGGCAGTCCCGCCGGCTCCTGGCAGAAAGGGACGACGCGCGATGA
- a CDS encoding ABC transporter permease, translating to MSSLSTETTAVRTARTYRDYGHGRLRRLLLTRETAIIVLLVLVVLVASATVRNFDRPITVTYLLLDIAPVLLIALPMTLIIVTGEIDLSVASTVGLASVLTGILTQAGAPFAVAALVALLAGAVGGALNGFLITVVGLPSLAVTIGTLALYRGLAVGLLGTTAVTDFPEFWTDLATSKIGDSPVPTIVVPIVILAIVFAVLLHFTSFGRGIYAIGLNDEASTFSGVNVNRTKFVLFLLSGVVSAFAGVYFTLRYGSARGDNATGLELQVIAAVLLGGVSIFGGRGALHGVLAGVVLIGILASALRLANVTSDVINIITGVLLVLSVVTTSLLAWVQKKRTRSGTPRSAAGTRP from the coding sequence ATGAGCTCTCTCTCGACCGAGACGACCGCCGTGCGGACGGCGCGGACGTACCGCGACTACGGTCACGGACGCCTCCGGCGCCTGCTGCTCACCCGCGAGACCGCGATCATCGTGCTGCTCGTGCTCGTCGTGCTCGTCGCGTCGGCCACGGTGCGCAACTTCGACCGCCCGATCACCGTGACCTACCTCCTCCTGGACATCGCCCCGGTGCTGCTGATCGCCCTGCCGATGACGCTGATCATCGTCACGGGCGAGATCGACCTCTCCGTCGCCTCGACGGTGGGCCTGGCGAGCGTGCTGACCGGGATCCTCACCCAGGCCGGCGCCCCGTTCGCGGTCGCCGCGCTCGTGGCCCTGCTGGCGGGCGCGGTGGGAGGAGCGCTGAACGGGTTCCTGATCACGGTGGTCGGCCTGCCCTCGCTCGCCGTCACGATCGGCACGCTCGCGCTCTACCGCGGTCTGGCCGTGGGCCTGCTCGGCACCACCGCCGTCACCGACTTCCCGGAGTTCTGGACGGACCTCGCGACCTCGAAGATCGGCGACTCGCCCGTCCCGACGATCGTCGTGCCGATCGTGATCCTCGCGATCGTGTTCGCGGTGCTCCTGCACTTCACCTCCTTCGGCCGCGGGATCTACGCGATCGGACTGAACGACGAGGCGTCCACCTTCTCGGGCGTGAACGTAAACCGGACGAAGTTCGTCCTGTTCCTGCTCTCGGGAGTGGTGTCGGCCTTCGCCGGCGTCTACTTCACCCTCCGCTACGGATCCGCCCGCGGCGACAACGCCACGGGCCTCGAGCTCCAGGTGATCGCGGCGGTGCTGCTCGGCGGCGTCTCGATCTTCGGCGGCCGCGGCGCCCTGCACGGCGTGCTCGCCGGCGTCGTCCTGATCGGGATCCTCGCCAGCGCGCTCCGCCTGGCCAACGTCACCTCCGACGTCATCAACATCATCACCGGAGTGCTCCTCGTGCTCTCCGTGGTGACCACCAGCCTCCTGGCGTGGGTGCAGAAGAAGCGCACCCGCTCCGGGACACCCCGATCGGCCGCGGGCACCCGCCCGTGA
- the rhaS gene encoding rhamnose ABC transporter substrate-binding protein yields MTFPTKGRTLRRLGSVTAAAVAFALVATGCSAGGDSDAGSGSEGGGDANYAITFLPKNLGNAYFDTSDAGGEKAIEEFGGSYAEVGPSEATPDAQVSYINTLTQQGAGAIVISANDPKAICDALNEARDNDVKVVTFDSDTNADCRDLYINQATAEGIAKAQVDLITEQIGDSGEIAILSASANATNQNTWIELMQEELEANHPDVTLVDTVYGDDDDQTSFDKTAALLQSHPDLKGIVSPTTVGIAAAARYLSTSDYKGKVALTGLGTPNQMREYVEDGTVTAFALWNPGDLGYLAAYAAKALIDGDITGETGDSFEAGDLGTFEVGEDATVLLGDPFVFDSENIGEFDF; encoded by the coding sequence ATGACGTTTCCCACGAAGGGCCGCACGCTCCGGCGTCTGGGCTCCGTGACCGCAGCGGCGGTCGCGTTCGCGCTCGTCGCGACCGGATGCTCCGCCGGCGGCGACTCCGACGCGGGCTCCGGCTCCGAGGGCGGAGGGGACGCGAACTACGCGATCACCTTCCTCCCCAAGAACCTCGGCAACGCCTACTTCGACACCTCCGACGCCGGAGGCGAGAAGGCGATCGAGGAGTTCGGCGGCAGCTACGCCGAGGTCGGGCCGTCGGAGGCCACCCCCGACGCCCAGGTCTCCTACATCAACACGCTCACGCAGCAGGGCGCCGGAGCGATCGTCATCTCGGCGAACGACCCGAAGGCCATCTGCGACGCGCTGAACGAGGCCCGCGACAACGACGTGAAGGTGGTCACCTTCGACTCCGACACGAACGCCGACTGCCGCGACCTCTACATCAACCAGGCCACGGCAGAGGGCATCGCCAAGGCGCAGGTCGACCTGATCACCGAGCAGATCGGCGACTCGGGCGAGATCGCGATCCTCTCGGCGTCGGCCAACGCGACGAACCAGAACACCTGGATCGAGCTGATGCAGGAGGAGCTCGAGGCGAACCACCCCGACGTCACGCTCGTCGACACCGTCTACGGCGACGACGACGACCAGACCTCGTTCGACAAGACGGCGGCGCTGCTGCAGTCGCACCCCGACCTCAAGGGCATCGTCTCGCCCACCACCGTCGGCATCGCGGCGGCCGCGCGCTACCTCTCGACCTCGGACTACAAGGGGAAGGTCGCGCTGACCGGTCTCGGCACGCCGAACCAGATGCGCGAGTACGTCGAGGACGGCACCGTCACCGCGTTCGCCCTGTGGAACCCGGGAGACCTCGGCTACCTCGCGGCCTACGCGGCGAAGGCCCTGATCGACGGCGACATCACCGGCGAGACCGGCGACTCGTTCGAGGCGGGCGACCTGGGCACGTTCGAGGTGGGCGAGGACGCGACCGTGCTCCTCGGCGACCCGTTCGTGTTCGACTCGGAGAACATCGGCGAGTTCGACTTCTGA
- a CDS encoding response regulator transcription factor — translation MSAPIRVAVVDDQELFVHGLRMLLASQPDLVVAGTAHDGEAALALVDREPLDVVLMDIRMPLLDGLEATRRITGGEGAERTSGPQVIVLTTFRQEEAVFRSLRAGASAFLTKDATPEQLLATVRAVAAGDAPPVAADALVRRFAHVHGERRPEEVLAALSPREREIYALVAKGLTNAAVAGASFISEATVKTHVRSILVKLGLRSRVQIVVHAYENRLV, via the coding sequence GTGAGCGCGCCGATCCGCGTCGCCGTCGTCGACGACCAGGAGCTGTTCGTGCACGGCCTCCGCATGCTGCTCGCGTCGCAGCCCGACCTCGTCGTCGCGGGGACCGCCCACGACGGCGAGGCGGCGCTCGCACTCGTGGACCGGGAGCCGCTCGACGTCGTGCTGATGGACATCCGCATGCCGCTTCTCGACGGGCTCGAGGCGACCCGGCGGATCACCGGCGGCGAGGGCGCCGAGCGCACGAGCGGTCCGCAGGTGATCGTGCTGACGACGTTCCGGCAGGAGGAGGCGGTGTTCCGTTCGCTGCGCGCCGGCGCGAGCGCGTTCCTCACGAAGGACGCGACGCCGGAGCAGCTGCTCGCGACGGTCCGTGCCGTGGCCGCGGGCGATGCTCCGCCGGTCGCCGCCGACGCCCTGGTCCGCCGGTTCGCGCACGTCCACGGCGAGCGCCGACCGGAGGAGGTCCTCGCGGCCCTCTCGCCGCGGGAGCGCGAGATCTACGCCCTCGTCGCCAAGGGCCTGACCAACGCCGCCGTCGCCGGAGCGTCCTTCATCAGCGAGGCCACGGTCAAGACTCACGTGCGCAGCATCCTGGTGAAGCTGGGGCTGCGCAGCCGCGTGCAGATCGTGGTGCACGCCTACGAGAACCGGCTGGTCTGA
- a CDS encoding sensor histidine kinase, which produces MSTPRRSRPLLVALAPLLAALFAAFWITAEIGRLAAPGAALAFAVLLGPVALAIGLSTIRPSVALALVLAVPLLQLVRLPGADSTTWPILEGSLIVAFAVARRAGTRLRWGALLVGVAWSTAVGFSLVFSAGWLSWIGIGETFEHPQLALGWALSLTAVHALLWAVCWTAGTALQFAARTEAASERIESTERELLIAGYELRALKERSEIAQEVHDVLAHSLAVVIALADGSRFLRRSESDAGSGSTETSLLRIAETSRSALVDLRGLIEGLTEETDRPQPGLADLPELVRRFEGTGVQVELRELGDPADLAPAQQLAVYRIVQESLTNVLKHGGAGPHAWVSLTWDGPGLLLAVASRPGGAAPAALPARRGFGLAGMEHRARLAGGWLTAGPDPDGSFLVTAFLPTTTAALQRREAHA; this is translated from the coding sequence GCCGCTCCGGGCGCCGCGCTCGCGTTCGCGGTGCTCCTGGGACCCGTCGCGCTCGCGATCGGCCTCAGCACCATCCGCCCGTCCGTCGCCCTCGCCCTCGTCCTGGCCGTCCCGCTCCTGCAGCTCGTCCGCCTGCCCGGCGCCGACTCCACCACCTGGCCGATCCTCGAGGGCTCGCTGATCGTGGCGTTCGCGGTCGCCCGACGGGCCGGCACGCGCCTGCGCTGGGGCGCCCTGCTCGTCGGCGTCGCGTGGTCGACGGCCGTGGGCTTCTCGCTCGTCTTCTCGGCGGGCTGGCTCAGCTGGATCGGCATCGGCGAGACTTTCGAGCACCCGCAGCTGGCGCTCGGCTGGGCGCTCAGCCTCACCGCCGTGCACGCGCTGCTCTGGGCGGTCTGCTGGACGGCCGGCACCGCCCTCCAGTTCGCCGCGCGCACCGAGGCCGCGAGCGAGCGGATCGAGAGCACCGAGCGCGAGCTGCTCATCGCGGGCTACGAGCTGCGGGCGCTGAAGGAGCGCAGCGAGATCGCGCAGGAAGTGCACGACGTGCTGGCGCACTCCCTCGCCGTGGTGATCGCGCTGGCCGACGGGTCGCGGTTCCTCCGGCGTTCGGAGTCGGACGCGGGAAGCGGATCGACCGAGACCTCTCTCCTGCGCATCGCCGAGACGTCCCGGTCGGCGCTCGTCGACCTCCGGGGCCTGATCGAGGGGCTCACCGAGGAGACCGACCGACCCCAGCCCGGGCTGGCCGATCTGCCGGAACTCGTCCGCCGCTTCGAGGGCACCGGAGTGCAGGTCGAGCTGCGCGAACTCGGCGACCCCGCCGACCTGGCGCCCGCGCAGCAGCTCGCCGTCTACCGCATCGTGCAGGAGAGCCTGACCAACGTGCTCAAGCACGGCGGCGCCGGGCCGCACGCTTGGGTCTCGCTCACCTGGGACGGACCGGGCCTCCTCCTCGCCGTCGCGAGCCGCCCGGGCGGCGCGGCCCCCGCCGCGCTCCCGGCCCGTCGGGGCTTCGGCCTCGCCGGGATGGAGCACCGCGCCCGGCTGGCGGGCGGATGGCTCACGGCGGGCCCCGACCCGGACGGATCCTTCCTCGTCACCGCGTTCCTGCCGACCACCACCGCGGCCCTGCAGCGCCGGGAGGCCCACGCGTGA
- a CDS encoding sugar ABC transporter ATP-binding protein, with the protein MTDTAPAPALELARVVKSFGAVIALRSGTLSLHSGSIHALIGENGAGKSTLVKIIAGVHRRDAGEFRLHGRDVDFTSTAQSKAAGVAVIYQEPTLFPDLSVTENIFMGRQPTDRFGRIDRRAMRAEVEQLMRRLGVSIDPERPAEGLSIADQQIIEIAKAISLDASVLVMDEPTAALSGVEVERLFAVARSLRDEGRALVFISHRFDEVFALCDTITVMRDGSYIATTPTSEATIDGIVRQMVGRDVTELFPKQPAEIGEVVLAVDSLTQPGVFHDISFTVRAGEIVGLAGLVGAGRSEVARAVFGVDPYQSGTVTLNGAPLPRRDPAGAMRAGVALVPEDRRKQGLVLDASVSNNITTAIRRGLTKGGLLTRGAENSAARIWAGRLEVKTNALDTVAGTLSGGNQQKVVLGKWLATNPKVLIIDEPTRGIDVGTKSEVHRLLSQLAGEGMAILMISSELPEVLGMADRVLVMREGRLTGELAREDATSEAVMLAATGGTGAVTADPTAPHRTEGSAA; encoded by the coding sequence GTGACAGACACCGCGCCCGCCCCGGCGCTCGAGCTCGCCCGGGTGGTGAAGTCCTTCGGCGCCGTCATCGCGCTGCGCTCGGGCACCCTCTCGCTGCACTCGGGCTCCATCCACGCGCTGATCGGGGAGAACGGAGCCGGCAAGTCGACCCTCGTGAAGATCATCGCCGGCGTCCACCGCCGCGACGCGGGGGAGTTCCGCCTGCACGGACGCGACGTCGACTTCACCTCCACGGCCCAGTCGAAGGCGGCCGGCGTCGCCGTCATCTACCAGGAGCCGACGCTGTTCCCGGATCTCTCGGTCACCGAGAACATCTTCATGGGCCGCCAGCCCACCGACCGCTTCGGGCGGATCGACCGCAGAGCGATGCGCGCCGAGGTCGAGCAGCTGATGCGCCGCCTGGGCGTGTCGATCGATCCGGAGCGGCCGGCCGAGGGCCTCTCGATCGCCGACCAGCAGATCATCGAGATCGCGAAGGCCATCTCGCTCGACGCCTCGGTCCTGGTGATGGACGAGCCGACCGCCGCGCTCTCGGGCGTCGAGGTCGAGCGCCTGTTCGCGGTGGCGCGGAGCCTGCGCGACGAGGGCCGGGCGCTCGTGTTCATCTCGCACCGCTTCGACGAGGTCTTCGCCCTCTGCGACACGATCACCGTGATGCGCGACGGCTCCTACATCGCGACCACGCCGACGAGCGAGGCCACGATCGACGGCATCGTGCGCCAGATGGTCGGCCGCGACGTGACGGAGCTGTTCCCGAAGCAGCCGGCCGAGATCGGCGAGGTGGTCCTCGCGGTCGACTCGCTCACCCAGCCGGGTGTGTTCCACGACATCTCGTTCACCGTGCGCGCCGGAGAGATCGTCGGTCTCGCCGGGCTCGTGGGCGCCGGTCGCAGCGAGGTCGCCCGCGCGGTCTTCGGAGTGGATCCGTACCAGAGCGGCACCGTGACGCTGAACGGAGCCCCGCTGCCCCGGCGCGACCCGGCCGGCGCGATGCGCGCCGGAGTCGCCCTCGTGCCCGAGGACCGCCGGAAGCAGGGCCTGGTGCTCGACGCCTCCGTCTCGAACAACATCACCACGGCCATCCGCCGCGGCCTGACCAAGGGCGGGCTGCTCACCCGCGGAGCCGAGAACTCGGCGGCGCGGATCTGGGCCGGGCGCCTCGAGGTGAAGACCAACGCGCTCGACACGGTCGCCGGCACCCTGTCGGGCGGCAACCAGCAGAAGGTCGTCCTGGGCAAGTGGCTCGCCACGAATCCGAAGGTGCTGATCATCGACGAGCCCACCCGCGGCATCGACGTCGGCACCAAGTCCGAGGTGCACCGGCTGCTCTCGCAGCTGGCCGGCGAGGGCATGGCGATCCTCATGATCTCCTCCGAGCTGCCCGAGGTGCTCGGCATGGCCGACCGCGTCCTGGTGATGCGCGAGGGCCGGCTGACCGGCGAGCTCGCCCGCGAGGACGCGACCAGCGAGGCCGTGATGCTCGCCGCCACCGGCGGCACGGGCGCCGTCACCGCCGATCCCACCGCCCCGCACCGCACCGAAGGGAGCGCCGCATGA
- a CDS encoding HAD-IA family hydrolase — protein MPHLIRARAALFDMDGTLVDSTAVVETIWRSFADRFGLDRAMILASVHGVRAEDSVRRFAPPGSDVAGIVAELNAYELEHTEGTVEIPGAVAFLAALPRTRVALVTSASPALAAGRLAAAGVPSPDVVVTADDVLHGKPAPDGYLAAAERLGVVAADAVVFEDAEAGVRAGLAAGMRVVVVGGHKSPSTEGLPRIAHYSDARVVVDGDDLLIDLG, from the coding sequence ATGCCGCATCTGATCCGCGCCCGCGCCGCCCTCTTCGACATGGACGGGACGCTGGTCGACTCGACCGCGGTCGTCGAGACCATCTGGCGCTCCTTCGCCGACCGCTTCGGCCTCGACCGCGCGATGATCCTCGCCTCCGTCCACGGGGTGCGCGCCGAGGACAGCGTGCGCCGCTTCGCCCCGCCCGGCAGCGACGTCGCCGGCATCGTGGCCGAGCTGAACGCGTACGAGCTCGAGCACACGGAGGGGACGGTCGAGATCCCGGGCGCCGTCGCGTTCCTCGCGGCCCTGCCCCGCACCCGCGTCGCCCTCGTCACCTCGGCGAGCCCCGCCCTCGCCGCCGGCCGGCTCGCGGCCGCCGGCGTCCCCTCCCCCGACGTCGTCGTCACCGCCGACGACGTCCTGCACGGGAAGCCCGCCCCCGACGGCTACCTCGCCGCCGCCGAGCGCCTGGGCGTCGTCGCCGCCGACGCTGTGGTCTTCGAGGACGCCGAGGCGGGCGTCCGCGCGGGCCTCGCGGCCGGCATGCGCGTCGTCGTGGTCGGCGGGCACAAGAGCCCGAGCACCGAGGGCCTGCCCCGCATCGCCCACTACTCCGACGCGCGGGTGGTCGTCGACGGGGACGACCTGCTGATCGACCTCGGCTGA